A DNA window from Theobroma cacao cultivar B97-61/B2 chromosome 5, Criollo_cocoa_genome_V2, whole genome shotgun sequence contains the following coding sequences:
- the LOC108662069 gene encoding uncharacterized protein LOC108662069: MFPGGEMEEILFEMKPRKRVPMKVWLTAQSSMGLLVGGNHTSSRFCTR, translated from the coding sequence ATGTTTCCAGGGGGGGAAATGGAGgaaattttgtttgaaatgaAGCCAAGGAAAAGGGTTCCAATGAAGGTCTGGTTAACTGCTCAAAGTTCAATGGGTCTCCTCGTGGGTGGGAATCACACATCCTCCAGGTTTTGTACTcgctaa
- the LOC18597935 gene encoding uncharacterized protein LOC18597935 — translation MDFKTLKLMIFHGSLARRVLLRAFMLAAALSIVPLLQMISGTDPEMLHTLSTSADCALRSGFSGPFIFPGTFLFSKIWGSFGPVQCKEDGNLTASVVRELMGKQMLSYNAKALCVGEGSVSAVVALRDSGFSDVTGVYRHPFFSLKQKKFVYELDYEDNSYDFVLSRDLDKVSVPALLVLEIERVLRPGGIGAMLVGISGSDPTSLIRSATPVSSLLKASSVVHVDYVNEFTLVVFKKKLENTTYFEQYRLPADCPSITDNKAILDHMEPLVEEKPIGFEKSIAYLPKFVNVSSKQRLVYIDIGAGEHLNSNVTSWFLPSYPVDHKAFNAYFVDHDTSVILSYVKKPGINFVYYPGLAGNRATASSGNKASTDSDSVDDSDPFVEDEGFDFLLWFKDTVQYADFVVLKMNAGAVELKLLSDLFESGIICFIDELFLRCSDHMDSGGVVKGDCMDLFKALRRTGVYVHQWWGD, via the coding sequence ATGGATTTTAAGACCTTGAAATTGATGATCTTTCATGGGTCTTTGGCGCGGCGTGTGCTTTTGCGCGCTTTCATGCTTGCTGCTGCTTTGTCAATTGTTCCTTTGCTGCAAATGATATCTGGGACCGATCCAGAAATGTTGCATACCCTTTCTACCTCAGCAGACTGTGCCCTTAGATCTGGTTTTTCAGGTCCATTTATATTTCCAGGCACTTTTTTGTTCTCGAAAATTTGGGGTTCATTTGGGCCGGTTCAATGTAAAGAAGATGGGAACTTGACAGCCAGTGTGGTTAGAGAGCTAATGGGAAAGCAAATGTTGAGTTATAATGCAAAAGCTCTCTGTGTCGGTGAAGGTTCAGTGTCAGCTGTTGTGGCATTGAGAGACTCGGGATTCTCCGATGTAACTGGGGTTTACAGGCacccctttttctctcttaagCAAAAGAAGTTTGTTTATGAGCTTGATTACGAGGACAATTCTTACGATTTTGTGTTATCGAGGGATCTAGATAAGGTTTCTGTCCCTGCGCTTCTTGTTCTTGAGATTGAGCGTGTTCTTAGGCCCGGTGGAATTGGGGCTATGCTTGTTGGTATTAGTGGATCAGACCCTACTAGCTTGATTAGGTCTGCTACCCCAGTTTCTTCACTACTGAAAGCATCCAGTGTTGTGCATGTTGATTATGTGAATGAGTTTACATTGGTTGTATTCAAGAAGAAACTTGAAAATACCACTTATTTTGAGCAGTATCGTCTTCCTGCGGATTGCCCATCTATAACAGACAACAAAGCTATATTGGATCACATGGAGCCTCTTGTGGAGGAGAAACCAATTGGGTTTGAAAAGAGTATTGCTTATTTGCCCAAGTTTGTTAATGTATCTTCTAAGCAACGTTTGGTCTATATTGATATTGGGGCAGGTGAGCATTTGAACTCCAATGTTACAAGTTGGTTCTTGCCTTCTTATCCTGTGGATCACAAAGCCTTCAATGCTTATTTCGTTGATCATGATACTTCGGTGATACTATCCTATGTCAAGAAGCCTGGTATCAACTTTGTTTATTACCCAGGCCTTGCTGGAAATAGAGCTACAGCCAGCTCAGGAAATAAGGCTTCCACAGATTCTGATAGTGTTGATGATTCAGATCCATTTGTTGAAGATGAAGGGTTTGACTTTCTTCTCTGGTTTAAAGATACAGTGCAATATGCAGACTTTGTGGTTCTGAAGATGAATGCAGGGGCGGTGGAGTTAAAACTTCTCTCGGATTTATTTGAGAGTGGAATCATATGCTTCATTGATGAGCTTTTTCTTCGCTGCTCAGACCATATGGACAGTGGAGGAGTGGTGAAGGGAGACTGCATGGACCTCTTTAAGGCCCTTAGAAGAACTGGTGTTTATGTCCATCAATGGTGGGGAGATTAG
- the LOC18597937 gene encoding probable E3 ubiquitin-protein ligase LOG2, giving the protein MGNIGSSGVNGRRRTSGRRNHPPPPQPPPPAQPQPEIPTNRYVFAAATPYPPQYPNTNPPHYYQYPGYYPPQPPMPVPLPAPYDHHHRVGPHMEPANWSRYACDPMMPSHPVPYIEHQKAVTIRNDVNLKKETLKLEADEENPGKFLVSFTFDATVAGSMTVIFFAKEGEDCNLTPMKESILPPVTVHFEQGLGQKFRQPSGTGIDFSMFEEAELQKVDEVDFYHLAVKAEALPVNQNGSDGNKVSGAMNSQITQAVFEKEKGEYQARVVKQILWVNGMRYELQAIYGIGNSVDNDVDANDPGKECVICLSEPRDTTVLPCRHMCMCSSCAKVLRCQTNRCPICRQPVERLLEIKVNNGPDE; this is encoded by the exons ATGGGGAACATCGGAAGTAGCGGAGTAAATGGCCGGCGAAGGACCAGCGGCCGGAGAAACCACCCTCCTCCGCCACAGCCACCTCCTCCAGCACAACCGCAACCTGAAATCCCCACCAACCGTTACGTCTTCGCAGCCGCCACGCCTTACCCGCCCCAATATCCGAACACGAACCCACCCCATTATTACCAGTATCCAGGTTACTATCCGCCTCAGCCGCCGATGCCGGTGCCGCTTCCTGCTCCGTACGATCATCATCATCGAGTTGGGCCCCACATGGAGCCCGCCAATTGGAGTAGGTATGCTTGTGATCCGATGATGCCATCGCACCCGGTGCCGTATATAGAGCATCAAAAGGCGGTTACTATAAGGAATGACGTTAATTTAAAGAAGGAAACTTTGAAATTGGAAGCTGATGAGGAGAATCCTGGGAAGTTCTTGGTTTCTTTCACGTTTGATGCTACTGTTGCTGGAAG CATGACTGTTATTTTCTTTGCAAAAGAAGGTGAAGACTGTAATCTGACACCAATGAAGGAAAGTATTCTACCACCAGTAACTGTGCATTTTGAACAAGGTCTTGGACAGAAGTTCAGACAGCCCTCTGGAACAGGGATTGATTTCTCTATGTTTGAGGAGGCAGAATTACAAAAAGTGGATGAGGTGGATTTCTATCATCTGGCTGTGAAAGCAGAGGCATTGCCTGTCAACCAGAATGGGTCAGATGGAAACAAAGTGTCAGGAGCCATGAATTCTCAGATAACTCAGGCGGTGTTTGAGAAGGAGAAGGGTGAATACCAGGCAAGAGTAGTGAAACAGATTCTCTGGGTGAATGGTATGAGGTATGAGCTGCAAGCAATATATGGGATTGGAAATTCAGTTGATAATGATGTTGATGCAAATGATCCTGGAAAAGAATGCGTTATTTGCCTCTCAGAGCCTCGGGACACAACTGTTCTTCCCTGCAGGCACATG TGCATGTGTAGCTCCTGTGCAAAGGTTTTGAGATGCCAGACTAATCGGTGCCCAATTTGTAGGCAGCCAGTTGAGAGGCTTTTGGAGATAAAGGTGAACAACGGCCCTGATGAATGA
- the LOC18597939 gene encoding putative serine/threonine-protein kinase isoform X1: protein MKLTSCFSNCFSSASETAIDRGGPEAEEENDQNFTVFSYSELKAATHGFSASNKIGEGAFGSVYKGLLRNGIVVAVKMLSVELESMRGEREFVSEIITLSNLKHENLVTLKGCCVDGANRFLVYNYMENNSLAQILLGGEQNRIKLGWEPRRAISLGVARGLAYLHEEAKPHIVHRDIKASNILLDQNLIPKVSDFGLSRILRDNVTHISTHVAGTLGYLAPEYAISGRLTRKTDVYSFGVLLLEIISGQTVVNYDLEHGERYLVQKAWELYRANSILQLVDPIVGMNYPEEEAVRFIKVGLLCVQETAKLRPEMSRAVRMLTNDIDIEGVQISQPGLVSDLMNIKLGQKTTFPSISSKASSMESSRSPPSSYS, encoded by the exons ATGAAGTTAACTTCCTGTTTCtcaaattgtttttcttctgCATCAGAAACCGCCATCGATAGAGGAGGACCGG AAGCCgaagaagaaaatgatcaGAATTTTACTGTCTTCTCTTATAGTGAGCTGAAAGCTGCCACTCATGGATTCTCTGCTTCAAACAAGATCGGAGAAGGTGCCTTTGGCTCTGTCTACAAG GGCTTGCTTAGAAATGGTATTGTCGTGGCTGTAAAAATGCTTTCAGTTGAACTTGAATCGATGCGTGGGGAAAGAGAGTTTGTATCTGAAATAATTACACTTTCCAATCTTAAACATGAAAACCTTGTTACACTTAAGGGGTGCTGCGTGGATGGAGCTAACAGATTCTTGGTTTACAATTACATGGAAAATAATAGCCTGGCGCAGATCTTACTAG GTGGAGAGCAAAACAGAATCAAACTTGGTTGGGAACCAAGGCGAGCTATATCATTAGGAGTTGCTCGAGGGCTTGCCTATCTTCACGAGGAAGCTAAGCCACACATCGTGCACAGAGATATTAAGGCTAGCAACATACTTCTGGATCAGAATTTGATACCAAAAGTTTCAGATTTCGGACTTTCAAGAATTCTAAGAGATAATGTTACTCACATTAGTACTCATGTCGCGGGCACATT AGGCTATCTTGCTCCAGAGTATGCCATCAGCGGACGTTTGACACGAAAAACAGATGTTTATAGTTTTGGGGTACTACTTTTGGAAATTATCAGCGGGCAGACTGTTGTCAATTATGATTTAGAGCATGGTGAACGTTACTTGGTTCAGAAG GCATGGGAACTCTACAGGGCTAACAGCATTCTGCAATTGGTAGATCCTATAGTAGGTATGAACTACCCTGAAGAAGAAGCGGTTCGATTCATCAAGGTGGGCCTCCTTTGCGTTCAAGAAACAGCCAAGCTCCGACCAGAAATGTCAAGAGCCGTGAGAATGTTGACTAATGACATCGACATCGAAGGAGTTCAAATTTCACAGCCTGGTCTTGTTTCTGATCTGATGAATATCAAGTTAGGACAGAAGACCACCTTTCCGAGCATTTCCTCTAAAGCCTCAAGCATGGAAAGCTCGCGCAGCCCCCCTAGTTCATATTCTTGA
- the LOC18597939 gene encoding putative serine/threonine-protein kinase isoform X2 gives MDSLLQTRSEKVPLALSTRNGIVVAVKMLSVELESMRGEREFVSEIITLSNLKHENLVTLKGCCVDGANRFLVYNYMENNSLAQILLGGEQNRIKLGWEPRRAISLGVARGLAYLHEEAKPHIVHRDIKASNILLDQNLIPKVSDFGLSRILRDNVTHISTHVAGTLGYLAPEYAISGRLTRKTDVYSFGVLLLEIISGQTVVNYDLEHGERYLVQKAWELYRANSILQLVDPIVGMNYPEEEAVRFIKVGLLCVQETAKLRPEMSRAVRMLTNDIDIEGVQISQPGLVSDLMNIKLGQKTTFPSISSKASSMESSRSPPSSYS, from the exons ATGGATTCTCTGCTTCAAACAAGATCGGAGAAGGTGCCTTTGGCTCTGTCTACAAG AAATGGTATTGTCGTGGCTGTAAAAATGCTTTCAGTTGAACTTGAATCGATGCGTGGGGAAAGAGAGTTTGTATCTGAAATAATTACACTTTCCAATCTTAAACATGAAAACCTTGTTACACTTAAGGGGTGCTGCGTGGATGGAGCTAACAGATTCTTGGTTTACAATTACATGGAAAATAATAGCCTGGCGCAGATCTTACTAG GTGGAGAGCAAAACAGAATCAAACTTGGTTGGGAACCAAGGCGAGCTATATCATTAGGAGTTGCTCGAGGGCTTGCCTATCTTCACGAGGAAGCTAAGCCACACATCGTGCACAGAGATATTAAGGCTAGCAACATACTTCTGGATCAGAATTTGATACCAAAAGTTTCAGATTTCGGACTTTCAAGAATTCTAAGAGATAATGTTACTCACATTAGTACTCATGTCGCGGGCACATT AGGCTATCTTGCTCCAGAGTATGCCATCAGCGGACGTTTGACACGAAAAACAGATGTTTATAGTTTTGGGGTACTACTTTTGGAAATTATCAGCGGGCAGACTGTTGTCAATTATGATTTAGAGCATGGTGAACGTTACTTGGTTCAGAAG GCATGGGAACTCTACAGGGCTAACAGCATTCTGCAATTGGTAGATCCTATAGTAGGTATGAACTACCCTGAAGAAGAAGCGGTTCGATTCATCAAGGTGGGCCTCCTTTGCGTTCAAGAAACAGCCAAGCTCCGACCAGAAATGTCAAGAGCCGTGAGAATGTTGACTAATGACATCGACATCGAAGGAGTTCAAATTTCACAGCCTGGTCTTGTTTCTGATCTGATGAATATCAAGTTAGGACAGAAGACCACCTTTCCGAGCATTTCCTCTAAAGCCTCAAGCATGGAAAGCTCGCGCAGCCCCCCTAGTTCATATTCTTGA
- the LOC18597941 gene encoding serine/threonine-protein kinase-like protein CCR1 produces the protein MQILKTTMFLLLLLLISAISASGFGSMGPISAAFGEDGFFCAIDASGKQEVICWSKNSSSASSSSSATSSTSSSLSSSDFASQVPQMEALSGGEGFLCGILANTSQVFCWSLMGSGTDLVPSNYKTRAYSYIAAGKNHVCGIRGAYYSDHESGIVDCWEIVRSSNNTLSSKQSSLFYDQSVSNLVFKKIISGEGFSCGGIRDGGLVCWGPNAEFLGVSNVSESFLALASAKGSICGILDSSGELKCWGNSHSFSNPPVGIRFVSLTAGAHHFCGIREDNHGVECWGSFNFSSVPRGSGFMAFASSDYTTCGIREDDLVLDCWSGNASLPPDYNPPLELCSPGLCQPASCGEAEFAFNASILNEPDLTSLCVRKDLQICSFCGSNCSEGFFLSSSCTRNADRICTACSLCQNSSCRDVCGLQSSLEKHWHHLLRLVIIIGSCASGFLLVLLSWCFFPRVFTTKREEGTKKQFKSCIGKPELDADTTADSFPPLSITPFPGTAQIFRLSELKDATNGFKEFNELGRGSYGFVYKAVLADGRQVAVKRANAATIIHGNNRDFEMELEILCNVRHCNIVNLIGYCSEMGERLLVYEYMPHGTLHDHLHGGLCPLSWSLRLKIALQTARGLEYLHKEVVPPIVHRHVKTSNILLDSEWGARIADFGLLTSIERDLDLSGDMKSDVYSFGIVLLEILSGRKAFDRDYTPPSIIDWALPLIKQGKAAAIIDRFVTLPRNVEPLLKLADVAELAVREDPSERPTMSDSVNLLQQIVKDGLVF, from the coding sequence ATGCAAATCCTCAAAACCACCATgtttctccttcttctcctCCTCATTTCAGCCATTTCTGCATCTGGGTTCGGATCAATGGGCCCCATCTCCGCCGCATTCGGCGAGGACGGCTTCTTCTGTGCCATTGATGCTAGCGGCAAGCAGGAAGTTATATGTTGGAGCAAAAACAGCAGctctgcttcttcttcttcttctgctaCTTCATCTACTTCATCTTCACTATCTTCCTCAGACTTTGCTTCTCAAGTTCCTCAAATGGAAGCTCTCTCAGGCGGTGAAGGTTTCCTTTGTGGCATCTTGGCAAATACTTCTCAAGTTTTTTGCTGGAGCTTAATGGGGTCAGGTACAGATCTTGTTCCTTCAAATTATAAAACCAGGGCTTATTCTTATATTGCTGCTGGAAAGAATCATGTTTGTGGAATTAGAGGGGCTTATTATTCTGATCATGAATCCGGTATCGTTGATTGTTGGGAAATTGTAAGGAGTTCTAATAATACTTTAAGCTCAAAACAGAGTAGTCTGTTTTATGATCAGAGTGTTAGTAATCttgtttttaaaaagattatttCTGGTGAAGGGTTTAGCTGTGGTGGGATTAGAGACGGAGGGCTTGTTTGTTGGGGACCAAATGCGGAATTTTTAGGGGTTTCGAATGTTTCGGAGAGTTTTTTAGCTTTAGCTTCTGCAAAAGGTTCTATTTGTGGCATCCTGGATTCATCTGGTGAGCTGAAATGCTGGGGTAATTCTCATTCTTTTTCCAATCCTCCTGTTGGTATCCGTTTCGTGTCGTTGACAGCCGGTGCTCATCATTTTTGCGGGATTCGAGAGGATAACCATGGGGTGGAATGTTGGGGcagtttcaatttttcttctgTTCCAAGGGGTTCTGGTTTTATGGCATTTGCTTCATCTGACTACACTACGTGTGGCATTAGGGAAGATGATCTGGTTTTGGATTGTTGGTCCGGAAATGCCTCCTTGCCACCTGATTATAATCCTCCGCTGGAATTGTGCAGCCCTGGTCTTTGTCAACCTGCTTCCTGCGGTGAAGCGGAGTTTGCTTTTAATGCAAGTATTCTAAATGAGCCAGATTTGACTAGCTTGTGTGTTAGGAAAGATTTACAGATTTGTTCATTTTGTGGATCAAATTGCTCTGAAGGCTTCTTCTTGTCTAGTTCATGCACTAGGAATGCTGATAGAATATGCACAGCTTGCTCTCTTTGCCAAAACAGTTCTTGTCGTGATGTATGTGGGCTCCAATCATCTCTGGAGAAGCACTGGCATCACTTGCTTAGGCTAGTGATTATAATTGGTTCTTGTGCTTCAGGTTTTCTGCTGGTATTACTTAGCTGGTGTTTCTTTCCACGTGTATTTACTACTAAAAGGGAAGAAGGGACAAAAAAACAGTTTAAGTCTTGCATAGGCAAACCAGAGTTGGATGCTGATACTACTGCTGATTCATTCCCTCCACTTTCTATCACTCCTTTTCCCGGGACAGCTCAAATTTTCAGACTTTCAGAGTTGAAAGATGCCACTAATGGGTTCAAGGAGTTCAATGAGCTTGGTAGAGGAAGTTATGGTTTTGTTTACAAGGCCGTGCTAGCAGATGGGAGGCAAGTTGCTGTCAAGAGGGCAAATGCTGCCACAATAATCCACGGTAACAATCGTGATTTTGAGATGGAACTTGAAATCCTTTGCAATGTGAGACATTGCAATATTGTGAATTTGATAGGTTACTGTTCAGAGATGGGGGAGAGGCTGCTTGTTTATGAATATATGCCCCATGGTACACTGCATGACCACCTTCATGGAGGGCTTTGTCCTCTGAGTTGGAGCCTTCGTTTGAAGATTGCGTTGCAGACTGCAAGGGGACTTGAGTACCTTCACAAGGAAGTTGTGCCTCCAATTGTCCACCGGCATGTCAAGACTTCAAACATTCTTTTGGATTCAGAGTGGGGAGCACGAATTGCAGATTTTGGACTTCTTACATCAATTGAGAGGGATCTTGATCTTAGTGGAGACATGAAGAGTGATGTCTACAGCTTTGGGATTGTGTTATTGGAGATTCTCAGTGGAAGGAAAGCTTTTGACAGAGATTATACACCTCCAAGTATAATTGACTGGGCACTGCCCTTAATTAAACAGGGTAAAGCAGCTGCCATAATTGATCGTTTTGTCACTCTTCCAAGGAATGTTGAGCCTTTGCTTAAATTGGCTGATGTAGCTGAGTTGGCTGTCAGAGAAGATCCTAGTGAGCGTCCTACTATGTCAGATTCGGTAAATTTGTTGCAGCAAATTGTGAAGGATGGACTGGTCTTTTGA